The nucleotide window TTTGAAGAACCTACACCAAATTTCAGCAATATTATTGAAGTTATTCAAAATGTAGATTTACCTGCCGGCTGGAGTATTTTTTCAATTTACATGAATCCGGTTGAAGCTTCATTCGATTCTGTGTTTTCATCTATAGTTCAGAATGTTATTTTGGCGAAAAGTGAGACTGGATTGATTTATTGGCCCCTATATGGTATAAATGGAATTGGAGATTTCTCCCTTGGTCGTGGCTATCAAATTAACATGACAAATCAAGCAACTTTAAGTGTTTCCGGAGATTTGATAATTCCTGAAAACACAGTTGTATCTTTGAACTTTGGATGGAATATCATTGGATATTTGCGAACCAGTCCAATGTCGATAGAAACAATTTTTAATGGAATTACTAACAATGTGATTATCGTCAAAAGTGGAAGTGGTAGCATTTATTGGCCTCAATATAATGTGAATAGCATTGGAGATATGCACCCTGGACAAGGATATCAATTAAAAACACTTAATGCTGAAACTTTGATTTTTCCAGCTAATTGATTTTATAAGAATTATAAAAAAAATGCTGATTATTTGAATAATAATCAGCATTTTTTGTAAATGTCCAATATGAGATTAGCTATATTCCTCTAATATTTAAGGGGAGTTCTAAAAATAGTAAAATTCAAGCGTAAAAAATTTTAATAGCAGAGTTTACTTTTGTAAATGAGCATCTTAAAATTTTGAAGCAACGCAGGAGTTTGCATTTTTAGAAGTACCCTTAAAAAAGTTTCTCAGCCAAATCAACAACTCTGCAAGAATATCCCCATTCGTTATCGTACCAAGAAAGTATTTTTACTGTTTTCCCAACAACCATAGTTGATTGTGCATCAAAAATAGAGGAGTTTGTGTTGTGAATTATATCAACAGAAACAATTGGATCTTCAGTATATTCCAAAATTCCTTTCATTGGTCCTTCAGCAGCTTCTTTTATTGCGGCATTAATTTCTTCTACTGTAGTTTCAACTTTTAGGTTTGCAACCAAATCGACAAGCGAACCGGTAGGTGTTGGAATTCTAATTGCCATCCCGTCTAATTTTCCATTAAGTTCGGGAATAACTTTTCCAACTGCTTTTGCAGCACCTGTAGTTGTAGGAATTTGAGAAACAGCACAAGAACGAGCTCTTCTTAAATCGGAATGTGGCATGTCAAGAATTGCCTGATCGTTAGTATAGGCATGAATTGTAGTCATTAATCCGTTCTCAATTCCGAATTTGTCGTTCAACACTTTTGCAACAGGTGCCAAACAGTTTGTTGTGCAAGATGCGTTCGAAACACATTGGTCTTCTGGACGCAAGCTTTCGTCGTTCACTCCGAGAACAATCATATTATCAATTTTGTCTTTCGAAGGAACTGTTAAGATTACCTTTTTTGCTCCATTTTTCAGGTGATCGCCATATCCGCCTTTTGGACTTTCTTTCTCTCTAAAAATACCGGTCGATTCAACAACTACATCAGGTTTTTCGCCCCATGGAATGTTTATCGGACTTCTTTCAGCACTTACAATTATTTTCTTTCCATTTACAATAATGCCTTCATCATCAAAGGTAACCGTGCCTTCAAATTTACCTTGAGTAGAATCATATTTTAGCAAATGAGCTAAGGTTTTTGTGTTTGTAAGATCATTAATTCCTACTATATCAATGTTTGAACGTTCTAAAGCAATTTTAAAAACATTTCTTCCAATTCTTCCGAATCCATTTATTGCTAATTTAATCGCCATAATTTTTACTTTATTTGTTAAATAATCATTTTTAATCGGCTGCAAAATTATATAATTTTTTAAATTTTTTGGCAAAAACCTCAAAAGAAGGTTGTAAATTTTTACTGTGGAGTTGTTTTTAAAATGAAAACATATTGTTAAGTTTGCAGAAACCTAATAATATAGACTAAAATGTAATAGTATTTCTCATTTCAATTTATTTTGATAATTGACTATTGAAGTATTTTTAATATTAAACATTATGAATTTTATAAAACTATTAGTTTCCTTATTTATATTGATTTCAATTCAACAAAACTCTAATGGTCAAATGATTCTTCCTTCTTACTCTATTAGAATTCATTTAAGTCCAGAATGTTCAGATAGTATTAATGTTGAGTATTATAATGAAGAGTTTTTTATTGTTGATCACAGTAATGGTATTTTATTCAGAAGTAAAAAAACTGACACTATTTTTAAATCTATTAATTACAAATGGTACACTGATTCCTTTCGGCAACCCCCGTATAAAAAAGGTATTGTTTTAAAGAGCGACTCCATTGGTTTAATTGATTATTGGGCAAGCGAAATAGCTTACTTCTCGGATGTAGGAGAGTTTCTTGAGCGTTTTCGTTTCAAAACTAAATTTGGTCTTTTTGCAAGATATGTTGATTCTTGGTCTCTTAATTTTTATCAAAATCAAATTTTAAAATTTCCGCTTTTTCTGCCATTAGGAGTTTATGCCAGATTTCCTCTACGGTCGGGCAAATTTGGTAAGAAAATCT belongs to Bacteroidota bacterium and includes:
- the gap gene encoding type I glyceraldehyde-3-phosphate dehydrogenase, coding for MKLAINGFGRIGRNVFKIALERSNIDIVGINDLTNTKTLAHLLKYDSTQGKFEGTVTFDDEGIIVNGKKIIVSAERSPINIPWGEKPDVVVESTGIFREKESPKGGYGDHLKNGAKKVILTVPSKDKIDNMIVLGVNDESLRPEDQCVSNASCTTNCLAPVAKVLNDKFGIENGLMTTIHAYTNDQAILDMPHSDLRRARSCAVSQIPTTTGAAKAVGKVIPELNGKLDGMAIRIPTPTGSLVDLVANLKVETTVEEINAAIKEAAEGPMKGILEYTEDPIVSVDIIHNTNSSIFDAQSTMVVGKTVKILSWYDNEWGYSCRVVDLAEKLF